A genome region from Tachyglossus aculeatus isolate mTacAcu1 chromosome 15, mTacAcu1.pri, whole genome shotgun sequence includes the following:
- the SMPX gene encoding small muscular protein, which yields MSKQQASNVRAIQANINIPMGAFRPGAGQPPRRKEFTPETEEDVAPTAEDEKKLPGAKKLPGPAVNLSEIQNIKSELKYVPKVEQ from the exons ATGTCAAAGCAGCAGGCTTCCAACGTCAGAGCCATTCAG GCAAATATTAACATCCCAATGGGGGCATTCAGGCCCGGAGCAGGACAGCCTCCCAGGAGGAAAGAATTCACGCCTGAAACAGAAGAg GACGTGGCCCCTACGGCAGAGGATGAGAAGAAACTTCCAGGGGCCAAGAAGCTCCCGGGCCCCGCGGTCAACCTGTCCGAGATCCAGAACATCAAGAGCGAGCTGAAATACGTCCCCAAAGTGGAGCAGTAG